A single Candidatus Methylacidithermus pantelleriae DNA region contains:
- a CDS encoding HAD hydrolase-like protein, with protein MADPVVTICLWDVDGTLISTGGAGRSAMLGALEELTGRDLSWDGIEVSGQTDRCILHQFAKKYRLSWDVLQEKTFIAVYCNRLRRELGQSRGQIQKGVKEILELSRQRHERSIVHGLLTGNFQEAALIKLDHFGLDSYFPFGAFAQDGFDRLDLARAALRKAIQFVAQPVDPVQVLIIGDTPHDIRCAYGIGAQALAVATGNFSRKELLATGHSAVWENLGDVEAFFSFLKSLSARRHHKGKRDLVRKESKNVSLPLAAPPA; from the coding sequence TTGGCCGATCCAGTAGTCACCATTTGCCTTTGGGATGTGGATGGAACCCTCATCTCAACCGGCGGAGCCGGGCGAAGCGCCATGCTCGGGGCATTGGAGGAACTCACAGGAAGGGACTTGAGTTGGGATGGGATCGAAGTCAGCGGGCAAACGGATCGGTGCATTCTCCACCAGTTTGCAAAGAAGTACCGGCTTTCGTGGGATGTTTTGCAGGAAAAAACCTTTATTGCTGTGTATTGTAATCGATTACGCCGGGAATTGGGCCAAAGCAGGGGCCAGATTCAGAAGGGCGTCAAAGAGATCCTCGAGTTAAGCCGCCAACGCCACGAACGGTCAATTGTCCACGGGCTTTTAACGGGCAACTTTCAGGAAGCGGCCTTGATTAAATTAGACCATTTTGGTCTGGACTCCTACTTTCCCTTTGGCGCCTTTGCTCAAGACGGTTTTGATCGTCTTGATTTGGCACGCGCTGCCCTGCGAAAAGCGATCCAGTTCGTTGCGCAACCGGTGGACCCAGTGCAGGTTCTCATCATCGGCGATACCCCGCATGATATCCGGTGCGCTTATGGGATCGGAGCCCAGGCTCTCGCAGTGGCCACAGGAAACTTTTCCCGCAAAGAACTCCTCGCCACAGGCCATTCGGCGGTTTGGGAGAATCTGGGCGACGTGGAAGCATTTTTTTCTTTTCTAAAGAGTCTTTCGGCCCGTAGGCATCACAAAGGAAAGAGGGATCTTGTCCGTAAGGAATCCAAGAATGTATCCCTTCCTCTTGCGGCCCCACCGGCGTAG